One Desulfatitalea tepidiphila genomic region harbors:
- a CDS encoding PAS domain S-box protein, producing the protein MEFELSIRNSLIGSYIVQDGAFKYVNPEFMRITGYTEEELIGTRPLKIVQENHKTRVRECCIQMLKGERFFPYEFCIDDKSGRPKWILETATSIQYQGRRAALCYFMDISKSKEVEKERLAKEKLLSVLELAGAVGHELNNPLQVVMTCSEKLAPAAVGNPRDVKLFRLLKDNIEQMKKKIIKFQNITQYATKDYVGDKKIIDIEAASSEIPADLG; encoded by the coding sequence ATGGAGTTTGAATTGTCGATTCGTAACTCCCTGATCGGCTCTTACATCGTGCAGGACGGCGCATTTAAATATGTCAACCCGGAATTCATGCGCATCACAGGGTACACTGAAGAAGAGTTGATCGGGACCAGGCCGCTGAAAATCGTTCAGGAGAATCACAAGACACGTGTTCGGGAATGTTGCATCCAGATGCTCAAAGGCGAACGGTTTTTCCCATACGAATTTTGCATCGACGATAAATCCGGTCGCCCCAAATGGATTCTGGAAACCGCGACATCGATCCAATATCAGGGGCGAAGGGCCGCCCTGTGCTATTTTATGGATATTTCCAAAAGCAAAGAGGTTGAAAAAGAGCGTCTGGCCAAGGAAAAATTATTGTCGGTCCTCGAGCTGGCGGGTGCCGTCGGCCATGAACTTAACAATCCACTGCAAGTCGTCATGACCTGTAGTGAAAAATTGGCCCCTGCCGCGGTCGGCAATCCACGTGACGTGAAATTGTTCCGCCTGCTCAAGGACAACATCGAGCAGATGAAGAAAAAAATAATCAAGTTTCAAAATATCACCCAATATGCCACCAAGGATTACGTGGGCGATAAGAAAATTATCGATATCGAAGCGGCATCTTCCGAAATACCTGCGGATCTTGGCTGA